A portion of the Acidobacteriaceae bacterium genome contains these proteins:
- a CDS encoding TonB-dependent receptor — MRKQFSRFLCASLFAVSTTAYMAAQAFSGLSGTVTDPSKNVIPNAKIVLRNTATGVERTTKSSNSGFYVFPNLEAGVYTLHVESAGFEGKDVKNITLQAAVTNGIDVSLLVGSASESVTVDANSLMLDSTDSSLGATITDKQITNLPINGRDYARLSLLTPGAVARSRYISDISFDGLHTVHNQYSIDGVDASRVDQPYMANGYERGSRLLTGSLETIQEFRAQTSGYPAEYGRAAGSLVNVVTKSGTNKYHGEAYDFFRNDALDARNYFSRTTKPEFRYNDFGGNFTGPIIHNKAFFFANYEGSRQIIGIPGTGTVLSNAARATALAAHPELAPILANLPTSTNVLSTNPDLASYTTVGNTNVAENTGSIRVDYNFTPKDSMFVRANINDSATTGVLFGVTTTALGLNDHQNVPLRTTNIAINETHTFNPNFLNNFLMGFQRWASRLDSSEAIPQVSISGMDTVVGSRGNSLSNNNSYQWGDQMTLVKGHHTIKWGGTIYRIQLNSQSITTGVAAYANVLAFENNTLQTVTQTAGNPGHGTRATQYGMFVEDSWQIDQKLTINYGLRWDVASVPHDKFYATQSYDPITASLMNPGQGYFKTNYRDFGPRVGLAYSATPTTVIRASSGIFYQAYPVGFGSYNVPLNNVSGNLQLTQTTSPGLSYPYNNYLSSGVAPAPTVYGFPTSKPDIYSVQWNISVAQQIGKSTGVQLGYVGNHGVNLWRQENANLFAQNATVRPNTKFGNVYLQTNTGFSSYSGMNLQVKQRMGKSLNFTGNYSWGHVIDDVQDQGLYASDPQDVNNIRSERGNGSGDIRHNMSFSLLYDLPMGEGHSFLGTAPAPVRVAATGWGINSLGIFRSGVTSSVAMSGINTYGNQNYTNQRPDVNPANGKYLARTFDSSGYITYLNPAAWSRPATGTFGNSSRNTIYGPKFNQWDFALLKNTKLTEGQTLEFRAEFFNILNHPNFGFPNVAWTTPGNTTNFGKLTSTFGNTLGFGTSRQMQFALKYMF, encoded by the coding sequence TTGCGAAAGCAATTTTCACGATTCTTATGTGCATCTCTCTTTGCTGTCAGCACCACGGCGTACATGGCGGCGCAGGCGTTCAGCGGATTGTCCGGCACTGTCACGGACCCGTCAAAGAACGTCATTCCCAACGCGAAGATCGTGCTGCGGAACACCGCCACGGGTGTCGAACGCACGACAAAGAGCAGCAACTCAGGCTTTTATGTGTTCCCTAACCTTGAAGCCGGCGTCTATACCCTGCACGTAGAGTCCGCTGGCTTTGAAGGTAAGGACGTCAAGAACATCACGCTGCAGGCTGCAGTCACCAATGGTATCGACGTATCGCTTCTGGTTGGCTCTGCCTCTGAAAGCGTTACCGTTGATGCCAATTCGCTGATGCTTGACTCTACAGACTCTTCGTTGGGCGCAACGATCACGGACAAGCAGATCACGAATCTGCCAATCAACGGTCGCGACTACGCTCGCCTCTCGTTGTTGACTCCCGGTGCCGTGGCCCGCTCGCGCTATATCTCGGATATCAGCTTCGACGGCCTTCACACGGTACATAATCAGTACTCGATTGACGGTGTCGATGCTTCGCGTGTTGACCAGCCTTACATGGCAAATGGTTACGAGCGCGGTTCGCGCCTGCTGACCGGTTCGCTGGAGACAATTCAGGAGTTCCGCGCACAGACCAGCGGCTATCCGGCAGAGTACGGCCGTGCTGCAGGTTCGCTTGTGAACGTTGTTACGAAGTCGGGTACCAACAAGTACCACGGCGAAGCGTATGACTTCTTCCGCAACGATGCGCTGGATGCACGTAACTACTTCTCGCGCACCACGAAGCCCGAGTTCCGCTACAACGACTTTGGTGGCAACTTCACCGGCCCGATCATTCACAACAAGGCGTTCTTCTTCGCAAACTACGAAGGTTCGCGCCAGATCATTGGTATTCCGGGCACTGGAACGGTACTGAGCAATGCTGCTCGCGCCACGGCTCTCGCTGCTCATCCTGAACTCGCACCGATCCTTGCCAACTTGCCGACGTCGACGAATGTGCTTTCGACCAATCCCGACCTGGCGAGCTACACCACTGTTGGCAACACGAATGTTGCGGAGAATACGGGGAGTATCCGTGTTGACTACAACTTCACTCCGAAGGATTCGATGTTTGTCCGTGCAAACATCAATGACTCTGCGACGACAGGCGTTCTGTTTGGGGTAACAACAACGGCTCTTGGTCTCAATGACCATCAGAATGTTCCGCTTCGTACAACGAACATCGCGATCAACGAAACACACACGTTCAACCCCAACTTCTTGAACAACTTCCTGATGGGCTTCCAGCGCTGGGCAAGCCGTCTGGATTCTTCAGAAGCTATTCCGCAGGTTTCGATCTCGGGTATGGATACAGTTGTTGGCTCGCGTGGCAACTCTCTCAGCAACAACAACAGCTACCAGTGGGGTGACCAGATGACCCTGGTCAAGGGACACCACACGATCAAGTGGGGCGGCACAATCTATCGCATCCAGTTGAACTCCCAAAGCATTACGACAGGCGTAGCTGCTTATGCAAATGTTCTGGCTTTTGAAAACAATACCCTCCAGACGGTAACGCAGACTGCCGGTAACCCCGGACACGGAACGCGTGCTACCCAGTATGGAATGTTCGTTGAGGATAGCTGGCAGATCGACCAGAAGTTGACCATTAACTATGGTCTACGTTGGGATGTTGCTTCTGTGCCTCACGATAAGTTCTATGCAACACAGTCGTACGACCCCATCACGGCCAGCCTGATGAACCCGGGCCAGGGCTACTTCAAGACCAACTATCGTGACTTCGGGCCTCGCGTTGGCTTGGCCTATTCTGCAACGCCCACCACGGTCATTCGTGCCAGCTCAGGTATCTTCTATCAGGCATATCCGGTAGGTTTTGGCTCTTACAATGTGCCTCTGAACAACGTAAGTGGCAACCTTCAGTTGACGCAGACGACCAGCCCTGGTCTTTCCTATCCGTATAACAACTATCTGTCTTCAGGCGTAGCTCCTGCTCCCACGGTGTATGGCTTTCCCACCTCGAAGCCTGACATCTACTCGGTTCAGTGGAACATCAGTGTTGCCCAGCAGATTGGCAAGAGCACCGGTGTTCAGTTGGGCTACGTTGGCAACCATGGCGTGAATCTCTGGCGCCAGGAGAATGCAAACCTCTTCGCTCAGAACGCTACAGTGCGTCCGAACACGAAGTTTGGCAATGTCTATCTGCAGACCAACACAGGCTTCAGCAGCTACAGCGGCATGAACCTGCAGGTCAAGCAGCGCATGGGTAAATCGCTGAATTTCACCGGCAACTACAGCTGGGGTCACGTCATCGACGACGTCCAGGATCAGGGTCTGTATGCCAGCGATCCTCAGGACGTCAACAACATCCGTTCAGAGCGTGGTAATGGTTCTGGTGACATCCGTCACAACATGAGCTTCAGCCTGCTCTATGACTTGCCAATGGGAGAAGGTCATAGCTTCCTTGGTACCGCACCTGCTCCGGTTCGTGTCGCTGCCACAGGTTGGGGCATCAACTCGCTCGGTATCTTCCGCAGCGGTGTAACGTCCAGTGTTGCTATGTCTGGCATCAACACCTACGGCAACCAGAACTACACCAATCAGCGCCCGGACGTTAACCCCGCGAATGGCAAGTATCTTGCCCGAACATTCGATTCGTCTGGCTACATTACCTACCTGAATCCCGCTGCGTGGAGCAGACCTGCTACCGGCACGTTCGGTAACTCGTCCCGCAACACCATCTACGGGCCGAAGTTCAACCAGTGGGATTTTGCTCTGCTGAAGAACACGAAGCTCACTGAAGGACAGACGCTCGAGTTCCGCGCCGAGTTCTTCAACATCCTCAATCATCCGAACTTTGGCTTCCCGAACGTTGCTTGGACGACTCCTGGAAACACAACAAACTTCGGTAAGCTGACGAGCACCTTTGGCAACACGCTCGGCTTCGGAACTTCGCGCCAGATGCAGTTCGCGCTGAAGTACATGTTCTAA
- a CDS encoding prolyl oligopeptidase family serine peptidase, with product MRSRHTAAVAALICFTTYTAAAAAQTPSADVFAPGPSLVPISTPTVPMSLMRKASPYTEHRDAHFESWNPTKRSLLVRTRFGEVPGIHEVSQPLGTRRQMTFLHEPAREAHWQPKLGTYFTYMSDTGGAEQYQLFRKDVATGETTLLTDGKSRNMYSAASPDGHYIAWASTHRNGADLDLWMEDPLHPESAHMLKEWKGGGLQVQDWSPDAKSIVVLNYVAVTDSSLSLVNAETGEVRNLTAELTPGTPMSWAEARFSPDGKSILALSDMGSEYHRLWRLPLNGGKPVCLTPKIQRGIDVYAITKDGSTIAYSLNDEGVSRLHLMRAATGAELPAPTLPTGVIMDMGFHPLTGELAVSFSTPTKPFDVYTLPRGTAKLVRWTSSETGGLDLSDEKPAELIHWKATDGLKLAGFLFRPPARYTGKRPVIIDIHGGPEGQARPDYLDDYHEYHYLIRERGIAVIYPNVRGSVGFGKTFSKLDNGVKREDSITDIGALLDWIAQQPDLDASRVLVAGMSYGGYMTLSVATQYNNRIKASIDTVGLSNIITFLEHTAEYRRQLRRVEYGDERDPAVRAALEKIAPANLAGNLTKPMMILAGQRDPRVPYSESLQMAAAARKNNAPVWFLGMKDEGHVFQKKSNIDYGFYLKIMFVDEYLLKP from the coding sequence ATGCGTTCCAGACACACAGCCGCCGTGGCTGCCCTGATTTGTTTCACCACGTACACGGCCGCGGCTGCGGCACAGACGCCCTCGGCCGACGTCTTTGCCCCGGGCCCCAGCCTTGTGCCGATCTCCACGCCGACGGTGCCGATGTCGCTGATGCGCAAGGCTTCGCCGTATACCGAGCACCGCGACGCGCACTTCGAGTCCTGGAACCCGACCAAGCGTTCCCTGCTGGTGCGGACGCGCTTTGGCGAGGTTCCGGGGATTCACGAGGTCAGCCAGCCGCTGGGGACCCGTCGCCAGATGACGTTCCTCCACGAGCCTGCGCGTGAGGCGCACTGGCAACCGAAGCTAGGAACGTACTTCACCTATATGAGCGATACGGGCGGAGCCGAGCAGTATCAGCTCTTCCGCAAGGACGTGGCCACGGGCGAGACGACGCTGCTGACAGATGGCAAGTCGCGCAATATGTACTCGGCGGCTTCGCCGGATGGACACTACATTGCCTGGGCGTCGACGCACCGCAATGGCGCTGATCTGGATTTGTGGATGGAAGATCCGCTGCATCCTGAGTCGGCGCACATGCTGAAGGAGTGGAAGGGTGGCGGTCTGCAGGTGCAGGACTGGTCGCCGGATGCGAAGTCGATCGTCGTACTGAACTATGTTGCAGTGACGGACTCTTCCCTTTCGCTGGTCAATGCGGAGACGGGTGAGGTGCGGAATCTGACCGCAGAGTTGACTCCCGGCACGCCGATGTCGTGGGCGGAGGCTCGTTTCTCCCCGGATGGCAAGTCGATTCTGGCGCTCTCGGATATGGGCTCGGAGTATCACCGGCTGTGGCGGTTGCCGCTGAACGGTGGCAAGCCTGTTTGCCTGACGCCGAAGATTCAGCGCGGCATCGATGTCTACGCCATCACGAAGGATGGCAGCACGATCGCGTACAGCCTGAACGATGAGGGCGTGAGCCGTCTGCACCTGATGCGGGCCGCGACCGGCGCAGAGCTGCCCGCACCGACGCTGCCGACGGGCGTGATTATGGACATGGGCTTTCATCCGCTGACGGGTGAGCTGGCGGTCTCGTTTTCGACGCCGACGAAGCCGTTCGATGTGTACACGTTGCCGCGTGGCACCGCTAAGCTGGTGCGCTGGACGTCGAGCGAGACAGGCGGGCTGGACCTGAGCGATGAAAAGCCTGCCGAGCTTATCCATTGGAAGGCGACAGATGGGCTGAAGCTTGCGGGCTTCCTCTTCCGGCCTCCGGCACGCTATACCGGCAAGCGCCCTGTGATCATTGATATCCACGGCGGTCCTGAAGGCCAGGCGCGTCCGGATTATCTCGATGATTACCACGAGTATCACTACTTGATCCGCGAGCGCGGCATTGCGGTGATCTATCCCAACGTTCGCGGTTCTGTGGGCTTTGGCAAGACGTTTTCGAAGCTCGACAACGGCGTGAAGCGCGAGGACTCGATCACCGACATTGGTGCGCTGCTGGACTGGATTGCTCAACAGCCTGATCTGGATGCCTCGCGCGTGCTGGTGGCGGGTATGAGCTATGGCGGCTATATGACGCTGTCGGTGGCGACGCAGTACAACAACCGCATCAAGGCGTCGATTGACACGGTTGGGCTGTCGAACATCATCACCTTCCTGGAGCACACGGCGGAGTATCGTCGTCAGCTTCGTCGCGTGGAGTATGGCGATGAGCGTGACCCGGCTGTTCGTGCGGCGCTGGAGAAAATTGCCCCGGCGAATCTGGCGGGAAATCTCACCAAGCCGATGATGATCCTTGCCGGACAGCGCGATCCGCGCGTGCCTTACTCGGAGTCCCTGCAGATGGCGGCGGCGGCGCGCAAGAACAATGCGCCGGTCTGGTTTCTGGGGATGAAGGACGAAGGTCACGTCTTCCAGAAGAAGAGCAACATCGACTACGGCTTCTACCTGAAGATCATGTTCGTGGATGAGTATCTTCTGAAGCCCTAA